CTCGTCACGATGGTTTTTGAGCATGCTATATCGCGTGCTGCGTTTGATCGCATCGCTGATGCGGTCGGCGTTGAGGATGGTCATCTGTTCCAGATGCTGTTTGTGCAGGCGCACCGTGCAATAGCCAAGCGTGCCGAACACGACCGCCATGCCGCCGAGGAGGGCCATGCTCAGTTTTATACTCAACCGCCATGAATGAGTTGTCATAGTGCTACGGCAAGCGATGACAGGTTGTGCACCCGTCGTTGATGCTGAACGCTCGTTCTCCATCATGACAGAGGCCGCATGCTTGACGGTCATGCATATTGACCGACAGCGGCGCTTGATGGGTTTCTATGATCCTAAATGTCCGAGCGTGACAGACTGTGCAGCTCGGTTGAGTCGGGTCAACGTGGGTCGTGTGGCTAAAGGTCACCGGCCCTGGGCTGTCCTCATGTTGTGGGAATTCCTTATCGGCTGGCAGTTGCAAGGAGTGCTCCACGACTTGCGCCTCGGGCTGTGTTGATGGCGTGTCAGTCGTGGTCATGAGGCGGCTTCGATGTTGGAGGCCGCTATAGGCCAACGCAATCGCGCTGCCTCCCAGGATGACCGTCAGCGCAAGAACCAACGCTGCCGTGCGGCGCTTGGCCGGATGCAGCAATGCGGCTGCCGGCAATGGCACGACGCGCTCTGCCGGCAGTTGTTCTTTCATCGGGAACACCGGAAGATACCGCACTGCCAATCCGAATAATACGAACCCCAACGCGACGATCATGGTAGTTACCGCGATCTCCATCCAGCTTGGGAAATAGAAAATACCGGCATTGGCTTCGATGCCGGTGATGCTGACGTTCAACCGGTTCATGATGAAGCCTAACACGACCATCACAGCCGAGACGAAGAGGCCGAAATCGTTGTTGCGGATGCGGGCAATCAGCAGCAGGATGATCGGCGCGATGATACCGAGCAGGTTTTCGGCCAGAAACATCCGACCGGCATAGGTCGGCTCAAAGGCCAGCTCCCATGCTCCGCGCTCCAGTAGGTCCTGACCTTTTAAGACCAAGTAGACGCCCAGGACGACCACCATCACCTTGCCCAGGTCGGCCAGAAGGTCTAGTTCCAGACGCTTGCCAAATGCGCGAAAACTCAGGAATGATTCAAAAATGGTCATAGCGCAACCAAGCGCCACAGCCGAGATGAAAAAGAACACGGGTAGCAATGGCGAGTACCACAACGCGTGCAGCTTGTGCGGCACAATCAGAAACAGTGAACCCAACGATGATTGGTGCAGCATGGACAGGATCACGCCAACGATAACCAGCGGGATGGTCAGCGCGTGAATGATCTTCAGCGGCTTTTGCAGTTGCCATCGCTCGAAGACCATTGGACTGAATTCCAGCGCCAAAACCAACGTGTAGAGCATGACACACCATGCCACCTCGAACATCACTGAACGAGTATTCCACATGACCAGCGGATGCCAGATGTTGTAAGGTTTTCCCAAGTCATAAATGAGCGCCACAATCACCAGCAAGTAACCCAGAAAGGCTGTCAGAATGGCTGGCCGGACGATGGGCCTGAAGCGTTCAACATGGAAGATGTAGACGACGGCGCTCAGCGTAAAACCGCCGGCAGCCAGGGCGACACCGCACAACACATCAAAACCGATCCAGAGTCCCCAAGGGAATTGGTCGCTCAACGCCGTGCTGGCGCCCAGTCCGCGCGTGAAACGGATCACCGTGCTGTAGAGGCCGGCGATCAGGATGATGACCAACACGACTCGCCAAAATGTAAGCTGAGGCAGCTTGATTCGGCTCATACCTCCTCCTGTTGTTCGGCGCGTTGCACTTCGACGCGACGCTTGGTGATCCACCAAATTCCACCCAGCAGCACACTGCCGACAACGACGAAGTTCGGAATTTTTCGCAAAACTTCCCACGTGAGCATCGGCAGCGGTTCAGTGCCAACGTGCGTTGGGTAACCCAACGTTTCGATCGGCACGTCGCTTAACACCAGCACTGAGGTGCCGCCGACTTCCTGCAGTCCGTAGATGTGATTGATGTACTGCGCAGGATGAGCGCGAATCCGCGCGCGCGCCTCTTCGATGAGCTCGTCCCGATTGCCGAACAGTGTGGCGCCTGTCGGACAGACTTCGGCGCAGGCCGTTGATTTTCCTTGCTTCACCCGTTCATAACACATCGTGCATTTTTTGATCCGTGGTTGCGTCTGGTTCCATTCATAGGTCGGAACATTGAACGGACAGGCCTGCATGCAATAGCGGCAACCCATGCAGCGATCCGCATGATAGATGACGGGTCCTTCAACCGTTTTTTCCAGGGCGGCCACTGGACATACCGATACGCAGGTCGGATTTTGACAGTGCATGCACAGCCGCCGGACAAACCGCCCGTTACGTTGATTGACCACGGTGACGCTCGCGGCGGAGAGTTTTTCGTCAAGGAAATTCTCCTGCGCCGGTGGCAGCCGATTGACCTGTTTGCAGGCCACATAGCAGGCACCGCAGCCAATGCACCGTGTGCTGTCAAACAAGAGCGCTTTCTGTGATGAGATGCCCATACTTTTCCCTCCATATTCCTCTGCATGATCGAGTACGCAACTTCTATTCCACTGATCAGTACACAGCCGATTGATGAATTTCGCTACAACTGATTGATAGCCCCTGAATTTACCTGCCTTCGGCCGTCGGTCTAATGCAGTGTCCTGTCAACCGGTGCTTTTCACTGCGTCATCTGGCACAGGTGCGTGTTTTAGCCAACACAGGGGCGCTCGCGTCTCCGAAACCACAGCAGGCAAGCAATCACGTGCGTGTTGCTCACCTCGGCTAAGTAGGTGGACAAAAATTTCTGGGGCATTTTGGGGGGACGGGACATTCTGGAGTGCGGTGACGTGTCACCGCTTTCCAAAAACCGTGCTCACTTCATACCCTTGGCAACGTGCTCACTTCATCCCCTTGGCGTTTGAAAAGCTGATGGGATTAAGTCAAGCCAAGACGGTTGCGGCTGGCTTTGGAGCGCTGCGACGTGGCGCAGCTTTTCAAAGCGGTGACGTGTCACCGCACTGCAAAAACCGCGCTCACTTCATGCCCTTGGCTTTGAAAAGCCCCGGCTCAACTCACTAGCCACTGACGCGGCCGGCTGCACATCGGCGTATGGTGTGGCAGCGGCGCTCGGTTGTCGGGGCGTCTCTTGGCGTACGCTCCCGTTGCCAATTCAATAGCGACTGACGGGCTAGAGATGTGTAGATAACAATGGCGCCTGCAGCCGGCCGCGTTGATGGCTGCTAGCGGGCGTCGCAGCGTCAATGAATTGGCAAATCGCTCTAAAGCTGCATTGACACCATCGGGTTGAACCGCATGGGTGGATGTCACATAATAGGGCGGGAGAGAAAAACAATGAGCAAAGCTGGCACAGCAGCAGTTCTGAGCTTTTTCATTCCGGGGGTGGGGCAGATTTATAATGGCTGCTTTTTGCGCGGCTTGTTTTGGTTGATTGTTACGCCTGGGTTGTGGCTCGGCACCGGCGGGATGCTGGGTTGGGTCTGCCACTTCATTTCGGCATACACGGCATATTCGTATGCCGAGCGTCATTGAGGTGTATGAGCTTGAGCCTGTCCAGGATCAGAACCGGTGTGAACGCGATGGCCGGCACGCGGACAGGCTCAAGGCCATCGTGGTTCATTTAGCATTCAGTCACATGTTCACCTGGCTGACCCGCTTGCGACAGGCTACACGCGGACAGGCTCAAGGCCATCGTGGTTCATTTAGCACTCAGTCGCACATCCACCTCGTAATTGAAATTGCTCCCACCTTTGTTACGACTCTCGCCGACGCGGAAAACGTAACGACCGGTTGTCGGAATGGTGAATTCCAAGCGTGAATCGAGCGAATTGCCGTGATCGTCGTTCTCAGCCAGCCGCACGCCATTGCCATCAAACAGCGTCAAGGTTGTATCGGCCAAGGAGGCCGGACTCAACCGCTGGGCGCGGGTTTCAATCGTCACGCGGTCTTGCGCTTTAGCGTCGAAGCTGAAGTAGTCGGCGTCGCCATTGACATCGAAAGCGCCTAGAATGGTGACGTTTGGTATAACGAGGTTGGATTGAACGATAGAATCATTCGGCTCTTGTTCACGGACGAATGCCATCGGCGCGGCCTGTGGGAGGAAGGCGATGCTTTGCTGTGCGCCGCGCAGTGTATTGATCATCGGTGAGGGGTTCAATTGCGCCGTTTCTTGCGGATCATCGCTCAGCAAGTCAGACACAACCGATAATCGAGTTTGTTCCTGCGAATCGAGGCTGACGACCAGCGCGATTCGACTATCCGGCGAGATGGCGACACCGCCTTGCTGCGCGTGGCGCAGTTGAGGGGAGATGGTGACCAGTTTAATTGGCAGAATGCCCATCTCAGTGAGCCGGTAGACATAGATGCCTTGAAAGCCGGGAACAACAATAGTCGT
The sequence above is a segment of the Blastocatellia bacterium genome. Coding sequences within it:
- a CDS encoding 4Fe-4S dicluster domain-containing protein, with amino-acid sequence MGISSQKALLFDSTRCIGCGACYVACKQVNRLPPAQENFLDEKLSAASVTVVNQRNGRFVRRLCMHCQNPTCVSVCPVAALEKTVEGPVIYHADRCMGCRYCMQACPFNVPTYEWNQTQPRIKKCTMCYERVKQGKSTACAEVCPTGATLFGNRDELIEEARARIRAHPAQYINHIYGLQEVGGTSVLVLSDVPIETLGYPTHVGTEPLPMLTWEVLRKIPNFVVVGSVLLGGIWWITKRRVEVQRAEQQEEV
- the hybB gene encoding Ni/Fe-hydrogenase cytochrome b subunit, which translates into the protein MSRIKLPQLTFWRVVLVIILIAGLYSTVIRFTRGLGASTALSDQFPWGLWIGFDVLCGVALAAGGFTLSAVVYIFHVERFRPIVRPAILTAFLGYLLVIVALIYDLGKPYNIWHPLVMWNTRSVMFEVAWCVMLYTLVLALEFSPMVFERWQLQKPLKIIHALTIPLVIVGVILSMLHQSSLGSLFLIVPHKLHALWYSPLLPVFFFISAVALGCAMTIFESFLSFRAFGKRLELDLLADLGKVMVVVLGVYLVLKGQDLLERGAWELAFEPTYAGRMFLAENLLGIIAPIILLLIARIRNNDFGLFVSAVMVVLGFIMNRLNVSITGIEANAGIFYFPSWMEIAVTTMIVALGFVLFGLAVRYLPVFPMKEQLPAERVVPLPAAALLHPAKRRTAALVLALTVILGGSAIALAYSGLQHRSRLMTTTDTPSTQPEAQVVEHSLQLPADKEFPQHEDSPGPVTFSHTTHVDPTQPSCTVCHARTFRIIETHQAPLSVNMHDRQACGLCHDGERAFSINDGCTTCHRLP